The following coding sequences lie in one Vanessa tameamea isolate UH-Manoa-2023 chromosome 17, ilVanTame1 primary haplotype, whole genome shotgun sequence genomic window:
- the Tab2 gene encoding uncharacterized protein Tab2 isoform X1 gives MSAPSDSATSPSPCACTNISLMQLFHELKQKFPGVPDHVVSNTIELYCHDKKACETHLHKEVKASLTHAYHASSSAAARQLNELKVNPPIKCRNQPIIKHEAAKCTAIKSLTCEGPQKAVISTSSETEEEQPLKLNTDANQNVVENNTDGKINNISSPVTIINIDNCYAKYNAESPSDLELTNDKADKQSTFQECKQLEQVIDSEQPESTNYKILKSTKIKANLNEKLDASKEVKEKKTIKKESPVKPPQEKPQRPNTLNFVKPNPDIAFTDHLKQPEAESCRTVSPAPSIQKPENKEQKSGNYRLDRGYPLNWSVNVNCHMDLSRAYSDGDYDSPRAITSVNLTVCTPTSNMASPVRDTREEDGAFEGHVTVTVSPSTTRPPRRRAPPPPMQKSHLESPRPSRAAPEPPGLSHDRSLIDRQKERLSRLASAVAQEKGRLAQLNRETQILAAPPPTPSAAQRLKDYVERLRDECDTLAKRLEMDGHARVMPVAEADDTSNFYSNIYTGQRQPTSWQCHMCTFRNHPLLDKCEECDMPRIFVGTSPATTHDSGFGSFRDRNRRGANRQTTDVADAPISHVVGDYRAVNV, from the exons ATGTCTGCCCCCTCCGATAGCGCTACGAGCCCTTCACCATGTGCGTGCACCAACATATCGCTTATGCAATTGTTTCATGAACTGAAACAAAAGTTTCCCGGCGTTCCCGATCATGTTGTGTCCAATACAATCGAACTGTACTGTCACGATAAGAAAGCTTGTGAGACACATCTCCATAAAGAAGTCAAGGCCTCCCTAACACATGCATATCATGCTTCTTCCTCGGCTGCAGCTCGTCAGCTCAATGAGCTCAAAGTTAATCCACCGATCAAGTGTCGCAACCAACCTATCATAAAACATGAAGCTGCTAAATGTACAGCTATTAAATCTCTAACTTGCGAAGGCCCACAAAAAGCTGTGATCAGCACGAGCTCTGAAACAGAAGAAGAACAGCCACTAAAGTTAAACACCGACGCAAACCAAAATGTTGTTGAAAACAACACTgatggcaaaataaataatatttcatctcCAGTCACCATTATCAACATTGATAACTGCTATGCAAAGTATAATGCTGAGTCCCCAAGTGATTTGGAACTAACTAATGACAAGGCAGATAAACAAAGTACATTTCAAGAGTGTAAACAACTGGAGCAAGTCATTGATTCTGAACAACCTGAAAgcacaaattacaaaattttaaagagCACTAAAATCAAAGCTAATTTAAATGAGAAATTAGATGCTTCAAAAGAagttaaagaaaagaaaactaTCAAGAAAGAATCACCGGTTAAGCCACCACAGGAGAAGCCCCAAAGACCTAACACACTAAACTTTGTCAAGCCAAATCCAGACATTGCATTTACAGATCATTTAAAACAGCCTGAAGCTGAGTCCTGTAGAACAGTTTCCCCTGCACCATCAATACAAAAACCAGAGAATAAAGAGCAAAAATCTGGCAACTACCGACTAGATAGAGGATACCCTCTCAACTGGTCTGTTAATGTTAATTGTCATATGGACCTTAGTCGTGCATACTCTGATGGTGATTATGATAGCCCAAGAGCTATAACTTCTGTTAATTTAACAGTTTGTACTCCAACTTCCAACATGGCTAGTCCTGTAAGGGATACAAGAGAAGAAGACGGTGCATTTGAAGGTCATGTGACGGTAACTGTCAGTCCAAGCACAACACGACCACCGAGACGTCGTGCTCCTCCACCTCCAATGCAGAAATCTCACTTGGAGTCTCCCAGACCTAGCAGGGCTGCTCCAGAACCACCAGGTCTATCACatg ACCGTTCCTTGATTGACCGACAAAAGGAACGTCTATCTCGATTAGCTTCTGCTGTAGCTCAAGAAAAGGGTCGGCTTGCGCAACTTAATCGGGAGACTCAGATACTTGCTGCACCACCACCGACGCCAAGTGCAGCACAGAGGCTCAAAGATTATGTGGAAAGGCTACGGGATGAGTGTGATACATTAGCTAAACGATTAGAAATGGATGGTCATG ctcGTGTTATGCCCGTTGCAGAGGCAGACGACACAAGCAACTTCTACAGCAACATCTACACGGGTCAGCGCCAGCCCACATCGTGGCAGTGCCATATGTGCACCTTCCGCAACCACCCACTGCTTGACAAGTGCGAAGAGTGTGACATGCCGCGGATATTCGTAGGTACGTCCCCAGCTACCACTCACGACTCGGGCTTCGGCTCCTTTCGCGATAGAAACAGGAGGGGTGCAAACCGACAGACCACAGATGTGGCCGATGCACCGATCTCCCATGTAGTCGGTGACTACAGAGCAgtgaatgtttga
- the Tab2 gene encoding uncharacterized protein Tab2 isoform X2, which produces MSAPSDSATSPSPCACTNISLMQLFHELKQKFPGVPDHVVSNTIELYCHDKKACETHLHKEVKASLTHAYHASSSAAARQLNELKVNPPIKCRNQPIIKHEAAKCTAIKSLTCEGPQKAVISTSSETEEEQPLKLNTDANQNVVENNTDGKINNISSPVTIINIDNCYAKYNAESPSDLELTNDKADKQSTFQECKQLEQVIDSEQPESTNYKILKSTKIKANLNEKLDASKEVKEKKTIKKESPVKPPQEKPQRPNTLNFVKPNPDIAFTDHLKQPEAESCRTVSPAPSIQKPENKEQKSGNYRLDRGYPLNWSVNVNCHMDLSRAYSDGDYDSPRAITSVNLTVCTPTSNMASPVRDTREEDGAFEGHVTVTVSPSTTRPPRRRAPPPPMQKSHLESPRPSRAAPEPPGLSHDRSLIDRQKERLSRLASAVAQEKGRLAQLNRETQILAAPPPTPSAAQRLKDYVERLRDECDTLAKRLEMDGHEADDTSNFYSNIYTGQRQPTSWQCHMCTFRNHPLLDKCEECDMPRIFVGTSPATTHDSGFGSFRDRNRRGANRQTTDVADAPISHVVGDYRAVNV; this is translated from the exons ATGTCTGCCCCCTCCGATAGCGCTACGAGCCCTTCACCATGTGCGTGCACCAACATATCGCTTATGCAATTGTTTCATGAACTGAAACAAAAGTTTCCCGGCGTTCCCGATCATGTTGTGTCCAATACAATCGAACTGTACTGTCACGATAAGAAAGCTTGTGAGACACATCTCCATAAAGAAGTCAAGGCCTCCCTAACACATGCATATCATGCTTCTTCCTCGGCTGCAGCTCGTCAGCTCAATGAGCTCAAAGTTAATCCACCGATCAAGTGTCGCAACCAACCTATCATAAAACATGAAGCTGCTAAATGTACAGCTATTAAATCTCTAACTTGCGAAGGCCCACAAAAAGCTGTGATCAGCACGAGCTCTGAAACAGAAGAAGAACAGCCACTAAAGTTAAACACCGACGCAAACCAAAATGTTGTTGAAAACAACACTgatggcaaaataaataatatttcatctcCAGTCACCATTATCAACATTGATAACTGCTATGCAAAGTATAATGCTGAGTCCCCAAGTGATTTGGAACTAACTAATGACAAGGCAGATAAACAAAGTACATTTCAAGAGTGTAAACAACTGGAGCAAGTCATTGATTCTGAACAACCTGAAAgcacaaattacaaaattttaaagagCACTAAAATCAAAGCTAATTTAAATGAGAAATTAGATGCTTCAAAAGAagttaaagaaaagaaaactaTCAAGAAAGAATCACCGGTTAAGCCACCACAGGAGAAGCCCCAAAGACCTAACACACTAAACTTTGTCAAGCCAAATCCAGACATTGCATTTACAGATCATTTAAAACAGCCTGAAGCTGAGTCCTGTAGAACAGTTTCCCCTGCACCATCAATACAAAAACCAGAGAATAAAGAGCAAAAATCTGGCAACTACCGACTAGATAGAGGATACCCTCTCAACTGGTCTGTTAATGTTAATTGTCATATGGACCTTAGTCGTGCATACTCTGATGGTGATTATGATAGCCCAAGAGCTATAACTTCTGTTAATTTAACAGTTTGTACTCCAACTTCCAACATGGCTAGTCCTGTAAGGGATACAAGAGAAGAAGACGGTGCATTTGAAGGTCATGTGACGGTAACTGTCAGTCCAAGCACAACACGACCACCGAGACGTCGTGCTCCTCCACCTCCAATGCAGAAATCTCACTTGGAGTCTCCCAGACCTAGCAGGGCTGCTCCAGAACCACCAGGTCTATCACatg ACCGTTCCTTGATTGACCGACAAAAGGAACGTCTATCTCGATTAGCTTCTGCTGTAGCTCAAGAAAAGGGTCGGCTTGCGCAACTTAATCGGGAGACTCAGATACTTGCTGCACCACCACCGACGCCAAGTGCAGCACAGAGGCTCAAAGATTATGTGGAAAGGCTACGGGATGAGTGTGATACATTAGCTAAACGATTAGAAATGGATGGTCATG AGGCAGACGACACAAGCAACTTCTACAGCAACATCTACACGGGTCAGCGCCAGCCCACATCGTGGCAGTGCCATATGTGCACCTTCCGCAACCACCCACTGCTTGACAAGTGCGAAGAGTGTGACATGCCGCGGATATTCGTAGGTACGTCCCCAGCTACCACTCACGACTCGGGCTTCGGCTCCTTTCGCGATAGAAACAGGAGGGGTGCAAACCGACAGACCACAGATGTGGCCGATGCACCGATCTCCCATGTAGTCGGTGACTACAGAGCAgtgaatgtttga
- the Tab2 gene encoding uncharacterized protein Tab2 isoform X4, whose product MSAPSDSATSPSPCACTNISLMQLFHELKQKFPGVPDHVVSNTIELYCHDKKACETHLHKEVKASLTHAYHASSSAAARQLNELKVNPPIKCRNQPIIKHEAAKCTAIKSLTCEGPQKAVISTSSETEEEQPLKLNTDANQNVVENNTDGKINNISSPVTIINIDNCYAKYNAESPSDLELTNDKADKQSTFQECKQLEQVIDSEQPESTNYKILKSTKIKANLNEKLDASKEVKEKKTIKKESPVKPPQEKPQRPNTLNFVKPNPDIAFTDHLKQPEAESCRTVSPAPSIQKPENKEQKSGNYRLDRGYPLNWSVNVNCHMDLSRAYSDGDYDSPRAITSVNLTVCTPTSNMASPVRDTREEDGAFEGHVTVTVSPSTTRPPRRRAPPPPMQKSHLESPRPSRAAPEPPGLSHDRSLIDRQKERLSRLASAVAQEKGRLAQLNRETQILAAPPPTPSAAQRLKDYVERLRDECDTLAKRLEMDGHEADDTSNFYSNIYTGQRQPTSWQCHMCTFRNHPLLDKCEECDMPRIFVVRAPDGITVHLMPGRRKIVRSWVL is encoded by the exons ATGTCTGCCCCCTCCGATAGCGCTACGAGCCCTTCACCATGTGCGTGCACCAACATATCGCTTATGCAATTGTTTCATGAACTGAAACAAAAGTTTCCCGGCGTTCCCGATCATGTTGTGTCCAATACAATCGAACTGTACTGTCACGATAAGAAAGCTTGTGAGACACATCTCCATAAAGAAGTCAAGGCCTCCCTAACACATGCATATCATGCTTCTTCCTCGGCTGCAGCTCGTCAGCTCAATGAGCTCAAAGTTAATCCACCGATCAAGTGTCGCAACCAACCTATCATAAAACATGAAGCTGCTAAATGTACAGCTATTAAATCTCTAACTTGCGAAGGCCCACAAAAAGCTGTGATCAGCACGAGCTCTGAAACAGAAGAAGAACAGCCACTAAAGTTAAACACCGACGCAAACCAAAATGTTGTTGAAAACAACACTgatggcaaaataaataatatttcatctcCAGTCACCATTATCAACATTGATAACTGCTATGCAAAGTATAATGCTGAGTCCCCAAGTGATTTGGAACTAACTAATGACAAGGCAGATAAACAAAGTACATTTCAAGAGTGTAAACAACTGGAGCAAGTCATTGATTCTGAACAACCTGAAAgcacaaattacaaaattttaaagagCACTAAAATCAAAGCTAATTTAAATGAGAAATTAGATGCTTCAAAAGAagttaaagaaaagaaaactaTCAAGAAAGAATCACCGGTTAAGCCACCACAGGAGAAGCCCCAAAGACCTAACACACTAAACTTTGTCAAGCCAAATCCAGACATTGCATTTACAGATCATTTAAAACAGCCTGAAGCTGAGTCCTGTAGAACAGTTTCCCCTGCACCATCAATACAAAAACCAGAGAATAAAGAGCAAAAATCTGGCAACTACCGACTAGATAGAGGATACCCTCTCAACTGGTCTGTTAATGTTAATTGTCATATGGACCTTAGTCGTGCATACTCTGATGGTGATTATGATAGCCCAAGAGCTATAACTTCTGTTAATTTAACAGTTTGTACTCCAACTTCCAACATGGCTAGTCCTGTAAGGGATACAAGAGAAGAAGACGGTGCATTTGAAGGTCATGTGACGGTAACTGTCAGTCCAAGCACAACACGACCACCGAGACGTCGTGCTCCTCCACCTCCAATGCAGAAATCTCACTTGGAGTCTCCCAGACCTAGCAGGGCTGCTCCAGAACCACCAGGTCTATCACatg ACCGTTCCTTGATTGACCGACAAAAGGAACGTCTATCTCGATTAGCTTCTGCTGTAGCTCAAGAAAAGGGTCGGCTTGCGCAACTTAATCGGGAGACTCAGATACTTGCTGCACCACCACCGACGCCAAGTGCAGCACAGAGGCTCAAAGATTATGTGGAAAGGCTACGGGATGAGTGTGATACATTAGCTAAACGATTAGAAATGGATGGTCATG AGGCAGACGACACAAGCAACTTCTACAGCAACATCTACACGGGTCAGCGCCAGCCCACATCGTGGCAGTGCCATATGTGCACCTTCCGCAACCACCCACTGCTTGACAAGTGCGAAGAGTGTGACATGCCGCGGATATTCGTAG
- the Tab2 gene encoding uncharacterized protein Tab2 isoform X5, producing the protein MSAPSDSATSPSPCACTNISLMQLFHELKQKFPGVPDHVVSNTIELYCHDKKACETHLHKEVKASLTHAYHASSSAAARQLNELKVNPPIKCRNQPIIKHEAAKCTAIKSLTCEGPQKAVISTSSETEEEQPLKLNTDANQNVVENNTDGKINNISSPVTIINIDNCYAKYNAESPSDLELTNDKADKQSTFQECKQLEQVIDSEQPESTNYKILKSTKIKANLNEKLDASKEVKEKKTIKKESPVKPPQEKPQRPNTLNFVKPNPDIAFTDHLKQPEAESCRTVSPAPSIQKPENKEQKSGNYRLDRGYPLNWSVNVNCHMDLSRAYSDGDYDSPRAITSVNLTVCTPTSNMASPVRDTREEDGAFEGHVTVTVSPSTTRPPRRRAPPPPMQKSHLESPRPSRAAPEPPGLSHDRSLIDRQKERLSRLASAVAQEKGRLAQLNRETQILAAPPPTPSAAQRLKDYVERLRDECDTLAKRLEMDGHARVMPVAEADDTSNFYSNIYTGQRQPTSWQCHMCTFRNHPLLDKCEECDMPRIFVEIVRSWVL; encoded by the exons ATGTCTGCCCCCTCCGATAGCGCTACGAGCCCTTCACCATGTGCGTGCACCAACATATCGCTTATGCAATTGTTTCATGAACTGAAACAAAAGTTTCCCGGCGTTCCCGATCATGTTGTGTCCAATACAATCGAACTGTACTGTCACGATAAGAAAGCTTGTGAGACACATCTCCATAAAGAAGTCAAGGCCTCCCTAACACATGCATATCATGCTTCTTCCTCGGCTGCAGCTCGTCAGCTCAATGAGCTCAAAGTTAATCCACCGATCAAGTGTCGCAACCAACCTATCATAAAACATGAAGCTGCTAAATGTACAGCTATTAAATCTCTAACTTGCGAAGGCCCACAAAAAGCTGTGATCAGCACGAGCTCTGAAACAGAAGAAGAACAGCCACTAAAGTTAAACACCGACGCAAACCAAAATGTTGTTGAAAACAACACTgatggcaaaataaataatatttcatctcCAGTCACCATTATCAACATTGATAACTGCTATGCAAAGTATAATGCTGAGTCCCCAAGTGATTTGGAACTAACTAATGACAAGGCAGATAAACAAAGTACATTTCAAGAGTGTAAACAACTGGAGCAAGTCATTGATTCTGAACAACCTGAAAgcacaaattacaaaattttaaagagCACTAAAATCAAAGCTAATTTAAATGAGAAATTAGATGCTTCAAAAGAagttaaagaaaagaaaactaTCAAGAAAGAATCACCGGTTAAGCCACCACAGGAGAAGCCCCAAAGACCTAACACACTAAACTTTGTCAAGCCAAATCCAGACATTGCATTTACAGATCATTTAAAACAGCCTGAAGCTGAGTCCTGTAGAACAGTTTCCCCTGCACCATCAATACAAAAACCAGAGAATAAAGAGCAAAAATCTGGCAACTACCGACTAGATAGAGGATACCCTCTCAACTGGTCTGTTAATGTTAATTGTCATATGGACCTTAGTCGTGCATACTCTGATGGTGATTATGATAGCCCAAGAGCTATAACTTCTGTTAATTTAACAGTTTGTACTCCAACTTCCAACATGGCTAGTCCTGTAAGGGATACAAGAGAAGAAGACGGTGCATTTGAAGGTCATGTGACGGTAACTGTCAGTCCAAGCACAACACGACCACCGAGACGTCGTGCTCCTCCACCTCCAATGCAGAAATCTCACTTGGAGTCTCCCAGACCTAGCAGGGCTGCTCCAGAACCACCAGGTCTATCACatg ACCGTTCCTTGATTGACCGACAAAAGGAACGTCTATCTCGATTAGCTTCTGCTGTAGCTCAAGAAAAGGGTCGGCTTGCGCAACTTAATCGGGAGACTCAGATACTTGCTGCACCACCACCGACGCCAAGTGCAGCACAGAGGCTCAAAGATTATGTGGAAAGGCTACGGGATGAGTGTGATACATTAGCTAAACGATTAGAAATGGATGGTCATG ctcGTGTTATGCCCGTTGCAGAGGCAGACGACACAAGCAACTTCTACAGCAACATCTACACGGGTCAGCGCCAGCCCACATCGTGGCAGTGCCATATGTGCACCTTCCGCAACCACCCACTGCTTGACAAGTGCGAAGAGTGTGACATGCCGCGGATATTCGTAG
- the Tab2 gene encoding uncharacterized protein Tab2 isoform X3: MSAPSDSATSPSPCACTNISLMQLFHELKQKFPGVPDHVVSNTIELYCHDKKACETHLHKEVKASLTHAYHASSSAAARQLNELKVNPPIKCRNQPIIKHEAAKCTAIKSLTCEGPQKAVISTSSETEEEQPLKLNTDANQNVVENNTDGKINNISSPVTIINIDNCYAKYNAESPSDLELTNDKADKQSTFQECKQLEQVIDSEQPESTNYKILKSTKIKANLNEKLDASKEVKEKKTIKKESPVKPPQEKPQRPNTLNFVKPNPDIAFTDHLKQPEAESCRTVSPAPSIQKPENKEQKSGNYRLDRGYPLNWSVNVNCHMDLSRAYSDGDYDSPRAITSVNLTVCTPTSNMASPVRDTREEDGAFEGHVTVTVSPSTTRPPRRRAPPPPMQKSHLESPRPSRAAPEPPGLSHDRSLIDRQKERLSRLASAVAQEKGRLAQLNRETQILAAPPPTPSAAQRLKDYVERLRDECDTLAKRLEMDGHARVMPVAEADDTSNFYSNIYTGQRQPTSWQCHMCTFRNHPLLDKCEECDMPRIFVVRAPDGITVHLMPGRRKIVRSWVL, from the exons ATGTCTGCCCCCTCCGATAGCGCTACGAGCCCTTCACCATGTGCGTGCACCAACATATCGCTTATGCAATTGTTTCATGAACTGAAACAAAAGTTTCCCGGCGTTCCCGATCATGTTGTGTCCAATACAATCGAACTGTACTGTCACGATAAGAAAGCTTGTGAGACACATCTCCATAAAGAAGTCAAGGCCTCCCTAACACATGCATATCATGCTTCTTCCTCGGCTGCAGCTCGTCAGCTCAATGAGCTCAAAGTTAATCCACCGATCAAGTGTCGCAACCAACCTATCATAAAACATGAAGCTGCTAAATGTACAGCTATTAAATCTCTAACTTGCGAAGGCCCACAAAAAGCTGTGATCAGCACGAGCTCTGAAACAGAAGAAGAACAGCCACTAAAGTTAAACACCGACGCAAACCAAAATGTTGTTGAAAACAACACTgatggcaaaataaataatatttcatctcCAGTCACCATTATCAACATTGATAACTGCTATGCAAAGTATAATGCTGAGTCCCCAAGTGATTTGGAACTAACTAATGACAAGGCAGATAAACAAAGTACATTTCAAGAGTGTAAACAACTGGAGCAAGTCATTGATTCTGAACAACCTGAAAgcacaaattacaaaattttaaagagCACTAAAATCAAAGCTAATTTAAATGAGAAATTAGATGCTTCAAAAGAagttaaagaaaagaaaactaTCAAGAAAGAATCACCGGTTAAGCCACCACAGGAGAAGCCCCAAAGACCTAACACACTAAACTTTGTCAAGCCAAATCCAGACATTGCATTTACAGATCATTTAAAACAGCCTGAAGCTGAGTCCTGTAGAACAGTTTCCCCTGCACCATCAATACAAAAACCAGAGAATAAAGAGCAAAAATCTGGCAACTACCGACTAGATAGAGGATACCCTCTCAACTGGTCTGTTAATGTTAATTGTCATATGGACCTTAGTCGTGCATACTCTGATGGTGATTATGATAGCCCAAGAGCTATAACTTCTGTTAATTTAACAGTTTGTACTCCAACTTCCAACATGGCTAGTCCTGTAAGGGATACAAGAGAAGAAGACGGTGCATTTGAAGGTCATGTGACGGTAACTGTCAGTCCAAGCACAACACGACCACCGAGACGTCGTGCTCCTCCACCTCCAATGCAGAAATCTCACTTGGAGTCTCCCAGACCTAGCAGGGCTGCTCCAGAACCACCAGGTCTATCACatg ACCGTTCCTTGATTGACCGACAAAAGGAACGTCTATCTCGATTAGCTTCTGCTGTAGCTCAAGAAAAGGGTCGGCTTGCGCAACTTAATCGGGAGACTCAGATACTTGCTGCACCACCACCGACGCCAAGTGCAGCACAGAGGCTCAAAGATTATGTGGAAAGGCTACGGGATGAGTGTGATACATTAGCTAAACGATTAGAAATGGATGGTCATG ctcGTGTTATGCCCGTTGCAGAGGCAGACGACACAAGCAACTTCTACAGCAACATCTACACGGGTCAGCGCCAGCCCACATCGTGGCAGTGCCATATGTGCACCTTCCGCAACCACCCACTGCTTGACAAGTGCGAAGAGTGTGACATGCCGCGGATATTCGTAG